Genomic window (Pseudomonas azadiae):
TGTGGAACCTGGCGTTGTTGCTGGTGCTGTTGATGTTGGCCAGCGGCATGAGCGCCTACTGGAATGGCCGCGAAGCCGCCGACACCGCTTACGACCGTACGCTGCTGGCCTCGGCGCGCACCATCGCCGCCGGCTTGACCGAGGTGGACGGTACCTTGAGCGCCAATGTGCCCTATGTGGCCCTGGACACCTTTGCCTACGACAGCGCCGGGCGTATTTATTACCAGGTCAATGACATCGACCAGAAGCTGATCTCCGGCTACGAAAACCTTCCCGGCCCGCCACCCGGCACGCCACGCACCGACGACTATCCGGCGCTGGCGCGCTTCTACGACGCCACCTACCAAGGCCAGCAGGTGCGCGTGGTCAGCCTGCTCAAGGCGGTTTCAGAACCGAACATGAACGGCATGGCAGAGGTCCGTGTCGCCGAAACCGATGAAGCGCGCGTAAGCATGGCCCGCAGCCTGATGGCCGATACGTTGCTGAGGTTGGGAATGCTTGCTATCGGTGCCTTGTTGCTGGTGTGGTTTGCCGTGAGTGCGGCGCTGCGTCCGCTGGAGCGCCTGCGCACGGCGGTCGAAGAGCGCCAGCCTGACGATCTGCGGCCGCTGCCATTGGTGGAAGTGCAAGACGAGTTTGGCCCGCTGGTGCGCTCCCTCAACCACTTCACCGAACGCCTGCGCGCTCAGTTCGAACGCCAGGCGCAGTTTATTGCCGATGCCGCCCATGAACTGCGCACGCCGCTGGCCGCGCTCAAGGCCCGGCTGGAGCTGGGCTTGCGCGCGCAGGAACCCGCCACCTGGCGCAGTACGCTGGAAACCGCGGCCCAGGGCACTGACCGCCTGACTCATCTGGCCAATCAACTGTTGTCCCTGGCGCGTATCGAGAACGGCGCCCGGGCGATTGCCGAAGGCGGGGCGCAGTTGCTCGACCTCAGCCAGTTGGCCCGGGAACTGGGCATGGCGATGGCGCCGTTGGCGCACGCACGTGGCGTGGCGCTGGCGCTGGAAGCCGACGAGCCGGTGTGGCTGCGTGGAGAGCCGACGCTGTTGAACGAGTTGCTGAGCAACCTGGTGGACAATGCCCTGGCCCACACGCCACCCGGCGGCAATGTGATCCTGCGGGTGACGGCGCCGGCGGTACTGGAAGTTGAAGACGATGGCCCCGGTATCCCGCTGGATGAACGGGAACGGGTGTTCGAGCGTTTCTATCGCCGCAGTCAGCAGGGGATGGGCTCGGGGCTGGGGCTGGCGATTGTCGGTGAAATCTGTCGGGCGCATCTGGCGCAGATCAGCCTGCACGATGGCGAGCAGGCGGGGTTGAAAGTGCGGGTGAGTTTTATCGCGGCAGTGTAGGAGCGAGCTTGCTCGCGAAAATCGTTAACGATGACTGGGTAACCTTGAATCAATAAAGCATTGAGCGTGCTTCATCCAGCTCCGCGCGCAGCTTTT
Coding sequences:
- a CDS encoding sensor histidine kinase — protein: MYKPSSLRWRLLWNLALLLVLLMLASGMSAYWNGREAADTAYDRTLLASARTIAAGLTEVDGTLSANVPYVALDTFAYDSAGRIYYQVNDIDQKLISGYENLPGPPPGTPRTDDYPALARFYDATYQGQQVRVVSLLKAVSEPNMNGMAEVRVAETDEARVSMARSLMADTLLRLGMLAIGALLLVWFAVSAALRPLERLRTAVEERQPDDLRPLPLVEVQDEFGPLVRSLNHFTERLRAQFERQAQFIADAAHELRTPLAALKARLELGLRAQEPATWRSTLETAAQGTDRLTHLANQLLSLARIENGARAIAEGGAQLLDLSQLARELGMAMAPLAHARGVALALEADEPVWLRGEPTLLNELLSNLVDNALAHTPPGGNVILRVTAPAVLEVEDDGPGIPLDERERVFERFYRRSQQGMGSGLGLAIVGEICRAHLAQISLHDGEQAGLKVRVSFIAAV